From the Oleiphilus messinensis genome, one window contains:
- a CDS encoding bifunctional acetate--CoA ligase family protein/GNAT family N-acetyltransferase has translation MSTRYLDALFNPNSICILGASERPQNLGGMVLRNLLASHYPGKLIVINSREYEQVHEIQCVAKVSKLDFIPDLAIVCTPPETVPGLIKQLAKEGVRTAIILTGGLSRTHSKSGRPLMYSVKEIARKFGIRILGPNTIGLMVPSRNINATYAHMNVLPGKIAFIGQSGTIASTVIDWAFARGVGFSHFLTLGDGIDIDPDDLIDYLAQDRNTKAILLHFETISNPGRFISSVRAASRGKIVIGVKSGRVPESQWEPVDLPDGIVNGDDIYDAVLRRAGVLRVQGLDEMFDALETLTRMKPIKQDHLVVLCNGFGPGVLAVDRLSSLGGELTELSEKSLTAFEDMLPAYWNHRNPIDLDYNAGPKRYEDALEILEKDFTVSNVLVMYAPSLTEDSLQIADSIIRKTRRSRLNVFTCWLGQSTIREAREAFFEAGIPTFSSPEKAIQAFMHQVNHNRSQKLLRETPSSYTDHTVDRSHARKIVAKAVQKGFKTLANEKARQIVSDYGIPVVKSWYCSDVEEVVRVFKSLGKPVNVTLLHDRGSYPFLEEKTGRGRYKATLKRLNDEQAIIASCSLLFSQYQEHFPESAFLGYAVHESHQHIGGLGFSLGITRDPVFGPIVVCGAAGASVNVMADRHLSLPPLNMVLARDLLRQTHMYKLLKEYSYQPEQDIRAVCETLITMSQMVIDIPEIKGLEILPLLFNRDGVVAVDMSVEIAAPVRLAIQPYPEELREWTTLRSGRKVELRPIRGEDEPAHVRFHSKLSPESIRFRFFHYRKSFSHDELAQMVQIDYDREMVFVAVVSDDSASKDETLGVVRTWTDADNLQAEFAVIIRDDMKGEGLGRLLMDKMVEYCRSRGTVEMIGSVLPENEPMLKLARKLGFTVEFNHEEEVMDLRLPLNKTSDEWQKAKLGIA, from the coding sequence GTGAGTACCCGTTACCTCGACGCACTTTTCAACCCCAATTCTATCTGTATTCTTGGCGCATCCGAGCGACCTCAAAATTTAGGCGGGATGGTGCTGCGAAACCTGCTGGCATCGCATTATCCCGGGAAATTGATTGTGATTAATTCTCGAGAATATGAGCAGGTTCACGAGATTCAATGTGTAGCCAAAGTCAGCAAGCTCGATTTTATACCTGATTTGGCCATTGTATGCACACCGCCGGAAACGGTTCCCGGACTGATTAAACAATTGGCCAAAGAGGGGGTCCGCACGGCGATCATTTTAACCGGGGGGCTGTCGAGAACTCACAGCAAAAGTGGCAGGCCTTTGATGTATTCCGTTAAAGAAATCGCCCGCAAATTTGGTATACGAATTTTAGGGCCGAATACCATCGGTTTGATGGTACCTTCCCGTAATATCAATGCTACCTATGCCCATATGAATGTGCTGCCGGGCAAAATCGCTTTTATTGGCCAGTCAGGTACGATTGCCAGCACGGTGATTGACTGGGCATTTGCCCGCGGCGTCGGATTTTCCCATTTTCTGACTTTAGGGGACGGGATTGATATCGACCCGGATGACCTGATCGATTATTTGGCGCAAGACAGAAATACCAAAGCCATTCTTTTGCATTTTGAAACGATTTCCAATCCGGGACGATTTATCTCGTCTGTACGTGCTGCGTCCCGGGGGAAAATTGTGATTGGCGTTAAAAGCGGTCGTGTCCCGGAGTCCCAGTGGGAGCCTGTTGATTTACCCGATGGCATTGTCAACGGGGATGATATTTATGACGCTGTGTTGCGGCGGGCCGGGGTGCTCCGGGTTCAGGGTCTTGATGAGATGTTCGATGCGCTGGAAACCCTCACCCGGATGAAACCGATCAAGCAGGATCATCTGGTGGTATTGTGCAATGGCTTTGGGCCGGGGGTCTTGGCGGTCGATCGTCTTTCTTCGCTGGGCGGCGAGCTTACAGAGCTTTCAGAGAAAAGTCTGACTGCATTTGAGGACATGTTGCCAGCGTACTGGAATCACCGTAATCCGATTGATCTGGATTACAATGCGGGCCCGAAGCGCTATGAGGATGCCCTCGAAATTCTGGAGAAAGATTTTACGGTGTCTAATGTTCTGGTGATGTATGCGCCTTCGCTAACCGAGGACAGTCTGCAAATCGCCGATTCCATAATCCGTAAGACAAGACGATCCCGGCTGAATGTGTTTACCTGCTGGCTGGGCCAGAGCACGATCAGAGAAGCACGGGAAGCGTTTTTTGAGGCGGGTATTCCCACTTTTTCGTCCCCTGAAAAAGCGATTCAGGCATTTATGCACCAGGTCAATCACAATCGAAGCCAGAAGTTGCTGCGTGAGACACCATCGTCCTATACCGATCATACGGTAGATCGTTCCCATGCACGAAAGATTGTGGCGAAAGCGGTACAGAAAGGCTTTAAAACACTGGCCAATGAAAAAGCCCGTCAGATTGTTTCCGATTACGGTATTCCTGTGGTCAAGAGCTGGTATTGCAGTGATGTTGAAGAAGTGGTCAGGGTTTTTAAATCGCTTGGTAAACCCGTCAATGTCACGCTTTTGCATGACCGGGGCAGCTATCCGTTTCTGGAAGAGAAAACCGGACGTGGCCGGTATAAGGCAACGTTAAAGCGGTTGAATGATGAGCAGGCGATTATTGCCTCCTGTAGTTTATTGTTTTCGCAGTATCAGGAACACTTTCCGGAAAGTGCGTTCCTGGGTTATGCCGTGCATGAGAGTCATCAGCATATCGGTGGGTTAGGGTTCAGCCTGGGGATTACCCGTGACCCTGTTTTCGGACCCATTGTTGTGTGTGGAGCAGCAGGGGCCAGTGTCAATGTCATGGCTGATCGTCATCTTTCGTTGCCACCGCTTAATATGGTGCTGGCGCGGGATCTGCTCCGTCAAACGCACATGTATAAACTGCTTAAAGAATACAGCTACCAGCCTGAACAGGACATTCGTGCAGTGTGTGAAACCCTGATTACCATGAGTCAAATGGTGATTGATATTCCGGAGATCAAAGGGCTTGAAATCCTGCCATTGCTGTTCAATCGAGATGGTGTCGTAGCGGTTGATATGTCCGTGGAAATTGCAGCGCCTGTTCGGTTGGCGATTCAGCCTTATCCTGAAGAGCTGAGAGAGTGGACCACTTTACGTTCGGGTCGAAAAGTAGAGCTTCGGCCCATTCGGGGTGAAGATGAGCCTGCCCATGTTCGATTTCACAGTAAATTGTCACCGGAATCGATTCGATTCCGCTTCTTTCACTATCGCAAATCCTTTTCCCACGATGAATTAGCACAAATGGTCCAGATTGACTACGACCGGGAAATGGTTTTCGTCGCAGTCGTCAGTGATGACAGTGCGAGTAAAGACGAGACACTGGGTGTCGTGCGAACCTGGACGGATGCGGATAATCTGCAAGCTGAATTTGCCGTGATTATTCGTGATGATATGAAAGGTGAGGGGCTGGGTCGCTTGCTGATGGATAAGATGGTGGAGTATTGCCGTAGTCGTGGCACTGTGGAAATGATTGGTTCGGTTTTGCCGGAAAATGAACCGATGTTGAAGCTGGCCCGAAAACTTGGCTTCACGGTTGAATTTAATCATGAAGAAGAGGTGATGGATCTGCGCTTGCCGCTGAATAAAACGTCGGACGAATGGCAAAAAGCCAAGCTCGGTATCGCTTGA